One genomic window of Camelina sativa cultivar DH55 chromosome 5, Cs, whole genome shotgun sequence includes the following:
- the LOC109133111 gene encoding uncharacterized protein LOC109133111 yields the protein MAVFEGVGIYGWIALVERFFRMGGYNDAEKLVLASGSLQGEALSWYNLEINKRQFESWVQFKSGLMLKFGSKIRGPSISLFRIKQTGTIEEYIQRFEDLSSQVSGLDEQKLEGIFLNGLTREMQELVHMQKPRNLPEMMAVARDMESCIKRKVVKEELMLASKENKEIYGSDSAVTMLNESSQEAGSHKTGSILDSVQKIEDYSSQVNGLDDQELEGTLLNGLTQGIMKGNGDNMVKKIELPIFHGLYPCSWITQVERLIRFDRHTDIEKIQLVTQKLKGDALSWFKNVSFKNWKDFKSKLYVRFGNLAPVTLQPLSALKHEPSLATKSLAETDLHQEQEPHEENAADWASDGVLQSQKVENSVLEVHRDASLNQYQSQPELVSDALHSEPGKVSSVLENKEKMDKQFIHKIIKMVGVNGNVERLQEERNIMKTCSPLIHASGSVKLRIDTSAIHQEVIFVFNNQEALVQEVIMQNEKSDYEELIPTIEFSQAKKNNVYRKNALILKEKSNDIQEHNVDMESSLRILGKVAAKRQQQICSKSWKFKYKDTLETSKHNPTSAQFWEEDTAKLWISTYGTLQSHSHHVQRRFSFKLCTLYYFSVWHCWRIKTLSQLGIGKQKDAVTFWWWLLKNIRELQVLIATEWMQICDNAYKGDTYALSYVTLTSDNFYGDENSIVDDVTRKVECHFKNKQRKMGRYQHSLKVLLRQWEVTMDFQWWLAWLFCWKNKAENSQSNSWILEMEQASYKVTGNRVQKRGSTQFLCSVIQHRIWHRWNSKQLHTVLTSGRDLIGNAITQDTWSAATVYKRGYYSVWHRWRKKKLQKISFQL from the coding sequence ATGGCCGTGTTTGAGGGTGTGGGAATTTATGGTTGGATTGCGCTTGTTGAGCGTTTCTTTCGAATGGGTGGATACAACGATGCAGAGAAACTAGTCTTAGCTTCAGGGAGCTTGCAAGGAGAAGCATTGAGCTGGTACAACTTGGAAATTAACAAGAGACAGTTTGAAAGTTGGGTTCAGTTTAAGTCGGGATTGATGCTGAAATTTGGATCGAAGATTAGAGGACCAAGTATAAGTTTGTTTCGTATCAAACAGACAGGAACAATAGAAGAGTATATACAACGATTTGAGGATCTTTCATCACAAGTATCTGGGTTGGATGAGCAGAAACTTGAAGGGATTTTTCTCAATGGATTAACACGGGAAATGCAGGAGCTTGTTCATATGCAGAAGCCACGTAATTTGCCGGAGATGATGGCTGTAGCGAGAGATATGGAGTCATGTATAAAGAGAAAAGTTGTTAAAGAAGAGTTGATGTTGGCCAGTAAAGAGAATAAGGAGATTTATGGATCAGATTCTGCAGTGACTATGCTAAACGAATCAAGTCAAGAAGCAGGTTCACATAAGACTGGGTCAATATTAGATTCTGTGCAGAAGATTGAGGATTATTCATCTCAGGTTAATGGGTTAGATGATCAGGAGTTAGAAGGGACATTGTTGAATGGATTAACACAAGGGATTATGAAAGGGAATGGAGATAACATGGTGAAAAAGATTGAGTTGCCAATTTTTCATGGATTGTATCCATGTAGTTGGATAACACAGGTGGAAAGATTAATTCGATTTGATCGACATACTGACATAGAGAAGATACAGTTGGTAACGCAGAAATTAAAGGGAGATGCTCTTAGTTGGTTCAAGAATGTGTCTTTCAAGAATTGGAAAGATTTCAAGTCAAAGTTGTATGTTCGATTTGGGAATTTGGCTCCAGTTACTCTGCAGCCATTGTCAGCTCTGAAACATGAGCCTTCCTTAGCCACAAAATCATTGGCAGAGACTGATTTGCATCAAGAACAGGAACCGCATGAGGAAAATGCTGCCGACTGGGCGTCAGATGGTGTTCTCCAATCACAAAAAGTTGAGAATTCAGTCTTGGAGGTTCATCGAGATGCATCATTGAATCAATATCAGTCACAACCTGAACTAGTTTCTGATGCTTTACACTCTGAACCAGGGAAAGTGAGTTCAGTAttggaaaataaagaaaagatggaTAAACAGTTTATTCACAAGATCATTAAGATGGTTGGTGTTAATGGTAATGTTGAGAGGTTGCAGGAAGAGAGAAACATCATGAAAACTTGTTCTCCACTAATACATGCTTCTGGTTCTGTGAAATTGAGAATCGATACATCAGCTATCCATCAAGAAGTGATTTTTGTGTTTAACAATCAAGAAGCTTTGGTACAAGAGGTGATTATGCAGAACGAAAAGAGTGATTATGAAGAGTTGATTCCGACAATAGAATTTTCTCAGGCCAAGAAAAATAATGTGTATAGGAAAAATGCATTGATcttaaaagagaaatcaaatgaCATTCAAGAGCATAATGTGGACATGGAATCAAGTCTGAGGATCTTGGGAAAAGTAGCAGCTaagagacaacaacaaatttGTTCCAAATCCTGGAAATTCAAATACAAAGACACGCTAGAGACAAGCAAACATAATCCTACAAGCGCTCAGTTTTGGGAAGAAGATACTGCAAAGCTGTGGATATCAACTTATGGTACACTGCAGTCTCATAGCCATCATGTGCAAAGACGTTTCTCATTTAAGTTGTGCACACTTTATTACTTTTCTGTGTGGCACTGTTGGAGAATTAAGACACTATCACAACTTGGAATTGGGAAACAAAAGGATGCAGTAACGTTTTGGTGGTGGTTGCTAAAAAATATAAGAGAGTTGCAGGTTTTGATTGCCACAGAATGGATGCAGATTTGCGATAACGCATACAAGGGGGATACTTATGCTCTGTCTTATGTTACATTGACAAGTGACAACTTCTATGGGGATGAGAACTCAATTGTAGATGATGTCACAAGAAAAGTTGAGTGTCACTTCaagaataaacaaagaaaaatgggAAGGTATCAACATAGCCTCAAAGTTTTGCTGCGACAATGGGAAGTAACTATGGATTTTCAGTGGTGGTTGGCATGGTTATTTTGTTGGAAGAACAAGGCTGAGAATAGCCAGTCGAATTCATGGATCTTAGAAATGGAACAAGCCAGTTACAAAGTGACTGGAAACAGAGTGCAGAAGCGAGGGTCAACACAGTTTCTATGTAGTGTTATCCAGCACCGGATATGGCACAGATGGAATTCTAAGCAACTACACACAGTCCTAACAAGTGGGAGGGATTTAATTGGAAACGCTATTACACAGGACACCTGGTCTGCTGCAACTGTATACAAGAGAGGCTATTATTCAGTGTGGCATCgctggagaaagaagaaattgcaGAAGATTAGCTTCCAACTATAG